In Nostoc sphaeroides, the genomic window ATTATTTAATGCACATCTGGATCGCAACGAATTTCAATCATAAAGCCATCTGGATCGTAAAAATACACTCCTCTACCAGTAGGACGAGTGACTGGGCCATGTGCGATCGCTATTTTATTTTCTCTGATCACTGTCACCGCGCGATCGAATAACTGCGGATCGATATCAAAAGCCAGATGGTAGGCTCTGGTGAAGGTCTTTTCGGGATCAGGATTTGGTGGTGATAATTCTGGTTCGCCAAATAAATCG contains:
- a CDS encoding VOC family protein, whose translation is MLSSTQSVNSVLAPGNLRKVHHIALNVQDMQASRYFYGTILGLHELTGDEVPATLIELVASGKVANFITPDGTILDLFGEPELSPPNPDPEKTFTRAYHLAFDIDPQLFDRAVTVIRENKIAIAHGPVTRPTGRGVYFYDPDGFMIEIRCDPDVH